A single genomic interval of Saccharothrix saharensis harbors:
- a CDS encoding DUF7674 family protein — MVDWRARASALLPELSAVVERESWSCHVFLSELWQLALDAHRDGDREVLGRVYGFAHWCFRQPERFLSDASVVSFYEHVFDEWELRDEVAPWLPAEVVDRVRPLWEWRWPKERLTEVDRLLAQSGPPGRNAV; from the coding sequence GTGGTCGATTGGCGCGCAAGGGCTTCCGCCCTCCTCCCCGAGCTGAGCGCCGTTGTCGAGCGCGAGTCGTGGTCCTGCCACGTGTTCCTGTCCGAGCTGTGGCAGCTCGCGCTGGACGCGCACCGCGACGGCGACCGCGAGGTGCTCGGCCGCGTGTACGGCTTCGCGCACTGGTGCTTCCGCCAGCCCGAGCGGTTCCTGTCCGACGCCTCGGTGGTCAGCTTCTACGAGCACGTGTTCGACGAGTGGGAGCTGCGCGACGAGGTGGCGCCGTGGCTGCCCGCGGAGGTCGTGGACCGGGTCCGGCCGCTGTGGGAGTGGCGCTGGCCGAAGGAGCGGTTGACCGAGGTGGACCGGCTGCTGGCGCAGTCGGGACCCCCCGGTCGAAACGCGGTTTGA
- a CDS encoding OsmC family protein, with protein sequence MATTRKATTHWEGNLLEGKGNVALESSGVGAFDVSWPSRAEAANGKTSPEELIAAAHSSCYSMALSHGLAQAGTPPQQVDTSAEVTFQPGTGITGIHLTVTAVVPGLDAEGFAAAAENAKQNCPVSKALAGTEITLTATLQQ encoded by the coding sequence ATGGCCACCACCCGCAAGGCGACCACGCACTGGGAAGGCAACCTGCTCGAGGGCAAGGGCAACGTCGCCCTCGAGTCGTCGGGCGTCGGCGCGTTCGACGTCAGCTGGCCCTCCCGCGCCGAGGCCGCGAACGGCAAGACCAGCCCGGAGGAGCTGATCGCGGCGGCCCACTCGTCCTGCTACTCGATGGCCCTCTCGCACGGCCTCGCGCAGGCGGGCACCCCGCCGCAGCAGGTCGACACCTCGGCGGAGGTGACGTTCCAGCCCGGCACCGGCATCACCGGCATCCACCTGACCGTCACCGCGGTCGTGCCCGGCCTGGACGCCGAGGGCTTCGCGGCGGCCGCCGAGAACGCCAAGCAGAACTGCCCGGTGAGCAAGGCGCTCGCGGGCACCGAGATCACGTTGACGGCCACCCTCCAGCAGTGA